In Verrucomicrobiota bacterium, a single genomic region encodes these proteins:
- a CDS encoding GntR family transcriptional regulator translates to MIKLDEQSKTPLHVQIERGLRDLLRHPKHAHGAVLPPETELARQLNVSRGTVRLAMNRLVQEGLLERRPRIGTRVRRTPIDMHLEAWDSFTGEMAGRGLRIGWLRALVKLVDPPANVRAALDRDGNGQLWQLIRLAGNGVQGPTALSVSWLAPIISLDALDPLRDRLYTYLEDHCGVLSLRSAEKISAVAASAKLARRLRVTRGAPLLRRERLVYDRRDRPVEHNVEWYRPDRFVLSVELRRAD, encoded by the coding sequence ATGATCAAGTTGGACGAACAGTCGAAAACACCTCTGCACGTTCAGATCGAGCGCGGATTGCGGGATCTGCTTCGCCATCCGAAGCACGCCCACGGCGCAGTACTGCCGCCGGAAACGGAACTGGCCCGCCAGCTGAACGTCAGCCGCGGCACCGTACGCCTCGCCATGAACCGGCTGGTCCAGGAGGGGCTGCTCGAGCGGCGGCCACGAATCGGCACACGCGTACGCCGGACGCCGATCGACATGCATCTGGAGGCGTGGGACAGCTTCACCGGTGAGATGGCGGGCCGTGGACTCCGGATCGGCTGGCTGAGGGCATTGGTCAAGCTGGTCGACCCGCCGGCCAATGTGCGGGCCGCGCTGGACCGAGACGGGAACGGACAGCTATGGCAACTCATCCGTTTAGCGGGGAACGGTGTTCAGGGACCGACGGCGCTATCTGTATCATGGCTGGCGCCGATCATCTCACTCGACGCGCTCGATCCGCTCCGGGATCGGTTGTACACGTATCTCGAAGACCATTGTGGCGTTCTGTCGCTTCGCTCAGCGGAGAAGATCTCGGCCGTCGCCGCTTCGGCAAAGCTCGCGCGTCGGCTTCGGGTGACGCGTGGCGCGCCGCTCCTGCGACGCGAGCGACTGGTCTATGATCGCCGCGACCGTCCCGTCGAGCACAACGTTGAATGGTACCGTCCTGATCGCTTTGTCCTCAGCGTCGAGTTGCGGAGGGCCGACTGA
- a CDS encoding S9 family peptidase: MPKSRIRGTFLKRKPTCGLTLAEMYSVPYIYGAAPGSVKWASDNETFAFLWNEEGGMRRDIYVSRPGEPLFRLTDSAAIAALPVEDDERPREEVEYAELMYRGVSDFAWAPDGTWIAFVCRGNLFRIPARGGQPERLVQSAQGVGQLQVAPDAALIGFTIGANVWAYDVETGAVRQVTFFQKDQVSVDRYQWSPDGRWLGVIVVDRSMYEVVKMPDYTPEKGVKINEFRRNNVGKPRAKTRVGIVPSSGGKLLRAPLPEPLTEGGGLEVKAGELDTGNGIFVHRCSWTWDSAHFVVGYVSKEFKDYRLYAIPAEAPDKPVLLYSEEQKPWFCWSAVPSSPDSKYVYFESYKTGWKHLYRVPIIGGEAEQLTAGEFDVGNHIVPRYGDRLYYTAWAPSPVEEHVFSLPLNGGRPVDVSPEGYASNEVSVSPNGTGLAFTSSNVMLPPEVFRRTRRGESIRLTTSPRPEFTRLPTMKVKRFTFTNESDGATVHARMLLPQDFDASKKYPVVLTCVYAGGAKEGFGRYQILDTYMANEMGYMLVAIDFRASMGHGSAFFYGYHKKMGLIDSDEAASCAKYMRTLPYVDPERIGLWGGSYGGFLTLMAMAKHPGLFHTGISWKPVTDWRNYDDGYTGERLGRPQDDPDTYRATSPVFHADKLEGNLLLVHGMQDDNVLFQDAVWMVQKLVEAGKYFDLMVYPRDDHMMSLRHESLPDLMERFAAYFEEQMGLGPVE, translated from the coding sequence ATGCCGAAGTCGAGAATCCGAGGCACGTTTCTCAAGCGTAAACCGACATGCGGGCTCACGCTCGCCGAGATGTACTCGGTGCCCTACATCTACGGCGCGGCGCCAGGCTCGGTCAAGTGGGCGAGCGACAATGAGACGTTCGCCTTCCTCTGGAACGAGGAAGGCGGGATGCGACGCGACATCTACGTTTCGCGCCCCGGCGAGCCGCTGTTCAGGCTCACCGACTCGGCGGCGATTGCTGCGCTGCCGGTTGAGGACGATGAACGGCCGCGTGAAGAGGTCGAGTACGCCGAGCTCATGTACAGAGGCGTGAGCGATTTCGCCTGGGCGCCGGACGGGACGTGGATCGCGTTTGTCTGCCGAGGCAACCTGTTCCGGATCCCGGCACGCGGCGGTCAGCCCGAGCGCCTGGTCCAGTCGGCGCAGGGCGTCGGCCAACTACAGGTCGCACCCGACGCCGCGCTGATCGGGTTCACGATAGGCGCCAACGTCTGGGCCTACGATGTCGAGACGGGTGCCGTGCGCCAAGTCACGTTCTTCCAGAAAGACCAAGTGTCGGTGGACAGGTACCAGTGGTCACCCGACGGCCGGTGGTTGGGTGTCATCGTCGTGGACCGCAGCATGTACGAAGTCGTCAAGATGCCCGACTACACACCGGAGAAGGGCGTGAAGATCAACGAGTTCCGCCGCAACAACGTGGGCAAGCCGCGGGCCAAGACACGCGTCGGCATCGTGCCGTCGTCGGGCGGCAAGCTGCTGCGTGCACCGCTGCCGGAGCCGCTCACCGAGGGCGGCGGGCTGGAGGTCAAGGCCGGCGAACTGGATACGGGCAACGGCATTTTCGTGCACCGGTGCTCGTGGACATGGGACAGCGCGCACTTCGTCGTCGGGTACGTGAGCAAGGAGTTCAAGGACTACCGGCTCTACGCGATCCCGGCCGAGGCGCCGGACAAGCCCGTGCTTCTGTATTCCGAAGAGCAGAAGCCATGGTTCTGCTGGAGCGCCGTGCCGTCGAGTCCTGACTCGAAGTACGTCTACTTCGAGAGCTACAAGACAGGCTGGAAACACCTGTATCGTGTGCCCATCATCGGCGGCGAGGCTGAACAGCTCACCGCCGGCGAGTTCGATGTAGGCAACCACATCGTGCCGCGTTACGGCGACCGGCTCTATTACACAGCTTGGGCGCCAAGTCCCGTCGAGGAGCATGTGTTCAGCTTGCCGCTCAACGGCGGCCGGCCGGTGGACGTCTCACCCGAAGGCTACGCGTCCAACGAGGTGTCGGTCTCGCCCAACGGGACGGGCCTGGCGTTCACGTCGTCGAACGTCATGTTGCCGCCCGAGGTGTTCCGGCGCACGCGGCGCGGCGAGTCCATCCGGCTGACCACCTCGCCGCGGCCTGAGTTCACGCGCCTGCCGACGATGAAGGTCAAGCGGTTTACGTTCACCAACGAGAGCGACGGCGCGACCGTGCACGCTAGGATGTTGCTCCCGCAGGACTTCGACGCGTCGAAGAAGTACCCCGTCGTGCTCACGTGCGTCTACGCCGGCGGCGCCAAGGAAGGCTTTGGCCGCTACCAGATCCTCGACACCTACATGGCGAACGAGATGGGCTACATGCTCGTCGCCATTGATTTTCGCGCCAGCATGGGCCACGGGAGCGCGTTCTTCTACGGCTACCACAAGAAGATGGGCTTGATCGACTCGGACGAAGCGGCCTCGTGCGCCAAGTACATGCGCACGCTGCCTTACGTTGACCCTGAGCGCATCGGCCTGTGGGGCGGCAGCTACGGCGGGTTCCTCACCCTCATGGCGATGGCCAAGCACCCTGGCCTCTTCCACACAGGCATCTCATGGAAGCCTGTGACCGACTGGCGTAACTACGACGATGGCTACACGGGCGAGCGCCTCGGCCGGCCGCAGGACGACCCGGACACCTACCGCGCAACCTCGCCCGTGTTCCATGCCGATAAGCTTGAGGGCAACCTGCTGCTCGTGCACGGCATGCAGGACGACAACGTGCTGTTCCAGGACGCGGTGTGGATGGTCCAGAAGCTCGTCGAGGCAGGCAAGTACTTTGACCTGATGGTCTACCCGCGCGACGATCACATGATGTCGCTGCGCCACGAGTCGCTGCCCGACCTCATGGAGCGTTTCGCCGCGTACTTCGAGGAGCAGATGGGCCTCGGCCCGGTCGAGTAG